From the Deinococcus aetherius genome, the window CTTGGCCGCCACGTCCCACGACCAGACGGTCACGGTGCCCGAGAGGTTATTTCCCTGCGCGGCGGCGGCAGAAGCGAGAACGAGGGCGGAGAGCAGGGTCAGTTTACGCATGGGGCCTCCTGAAGGGGAAAAAGGGTGATGGGTGGTGTTGGACGGCGCGGAGCTTGCTGCCAGCGGAGCGCGCGTCGGGGTCCTCATAAGGGTGTCGTTCGCGGCGTTATTGTAACCGGTCACAGCTCCACCGGCACACCGCACCTGGAAGACGTTCCCGGGGAGGACGAGGCCCCTCGCAAGAATGACGCCTCGACACGCCCTCCTTTCCCGAAGACCGGGAATCTGAACGTTCAACTGAGGTGCGACGAGCCTACCGTGGGGGGTAAGAAAAGTCAAAAGCCGCCCTTCCCGGGGGCTCACCCGGCTCCGCTGCGCCCGGCCTCAGGGGCGCGGCAGGTCGGCGCTGGCCCGGCGGGGGGCCGGGAACTCGGCGGCCCGGGGAAAGACCCTCCAGCGGGCGCGTTTGGCCGCCTTGACCTCGTACATACGGCGATCACTCAGCCGGAGGAGTTCGGCGGCGTCCCGCGCGTCGGCCGGGCAGCAGGCGAGGCCCGCGCTCGCGTCGATCCCCGGGAAGCCCGCCGCCCGGGTGAGCCGGACCGCCACCCCGACCCGGTCCAGGATTACGCCCGCCTCGGCGGGGCCGACTCCCGGCAGCACGACCACGTACTCGTCGCCGCTGAGGCGGTACACCCGGTCCTCGCGCCGGAAGCTGCCCCGCAGGGCCCGGGCGAACTCGCGCAGCAGCGCGTCTCCCCGGGCGTGCCCCCGGGTGTCGTTCACCCGCTTGAGGCCGTCGAGGTCGATGGAGAGCACCCCGACCTCCTCGCCGGGGTGCAAAGCCCGGCCCAGTTCCGCGCCCCCCAGTTCTGCGCCGAGTTCGAGTTCGAGGGCCCGGCGGTTGCCGAGTTCCGTCAGCGGGTCGGTGCGGGTCGCCTCCTCCAGGCCGCGCAAGTGGCGCCACCGCCCGAACCCGGCGGAGAGCGTGCGGGACGCCGCCGCCAGCAGCTCGCGCTCGAAGGGCAACCACCGCTCGAAGGAGCCCAGTCGGTAGGCCGCCAGCACCAGCTCCTGTTCGGAGTGCCCCGGCGCCAGGGGCAGCAGCGCCGCGCCCCGCACCCCGCGCAGCCGCGCGTCCCCCGGCAGGGTCTCGGGGGTCAGAAAGACTCCCTGCCCGGTGCCGAGCCCGTACTCCTCGTAATGGCTCGCGGAAATGCCCCGGAGCTGATGCTCGCGCGCTCCGGGCGGCAGATTGCCGTGCAGGGCGAGCGGGAGGAAGCGGTCGCCCTCCCGCTGCCACAGGACCAGCCAGCCGTCCCGCAAGACGCGCCCGAGGGCAG encodes:
- a CDS encoding sensor domain-containing diguanylate cyclase, whose amino-acid sequence is MTLGDPAWQHLRAVRRPDSESTDPERAGSLARASEERLRFALAAAPIVLWTTDPEGVFTLSEGQGLAVLGHDPGAAVGRHVAEVYADAPEVVANVRRALGGETFEATVTVGERVFKASYAPLRDAQSEQIGSLGVGYDVTDLVRAEHAARQAREQAEALLELSRVLETGAEPGEVARSALAALGRVLRDGWLVLWQREGDRFLPLALHGNLPPGAREHQLRGISASHYEEYGLGTGQGVFLTPETLPGDARLRGVRGAALLPLAPGHSEQELVLAAYRLGSFERWLPFERELLAAASRTLSAGFGRWRHLRGLEEATRTDPLTELGNRRALELELGAELGGAELGRALHPGEEVGVLSIDLDGLKRVNDTRGHARGDALLREFARALRGSFRREDRVYRLSGDEYVVVLPGVGPAEAGVILDRVGVAVRLTRAAGFPGIDASAGLACCPADARDAAELLRLSDRRMYEVKAAKRARWRVFPRAAEFPAPRRASADLPRP